The following is a genomic window from Rhododendron vialii isolate Sample 1 chromosome 9a, ASM3025357v1.
ttttgttttttctgttttttttgctCCACAACAAACTATAAATGCATAATCCTAATTTCTGGACACCAATTTGGCCTTCTGATAAATTTACCTCACACGAGTAATTCAGGTGTTACTTGAGAATGGAAGATCTGATTTTTTAGCATTAATTACACAGTTAACAACTTAGTTAAATTTCTGTCAAACACCTCACCGGAAAAAATAGCGAGATTAATTCTATAGGCAGAAAAGCCGGACATCTTAGAATCGACTAGAAGGGAAAAACATTCAACCTAATACCAGGAGAGCACGTATTGgaaaaaagattttcaaaaaCGGGACTGAAAACCTTTCACGGGTAGGTCTTGATTGGCCTCAAGTTCAGACCGATCACAGCACGTTAGCAGGTTTTCGCTTCTCTGTTGGCCTGAGGTAGTACATTTTCACCGCTCTGTTAGCCTGAGAAGTGTTACGCCACAAATTGACATGCCCGAAACATTGTTCTTCCGCAACTTATATCATCGCAAATTCAGAAGAACACTGCCATGAAATTCCTTCAATATAAACCAAATGGTAAAATATGCCAACTGCTACATCAAGTACAAAGGAAATCACGCTGAGATCTATTCTGGCTCTTCCTGCATTCCTCCTATATCCAGTTACATGAAGTATCATAAATTGTCATAACAAAAAACCTAAAAAGCCGGTACATCATAGACTACAAGAGATGgccttttgaagaaaaaaagagagactacAAGAGATGCATAAAGCAAGAGTCACTCATATAGTACATAAGGTCTGCTGGAAACATGGAACGAGATGAGCACAGAACGTAGAATCTCCCATTTACATCATCTGTAGATGAAGATCAGCTGCCTGTTGAGCTAGTTCCACAACCATGGCTTCATCAAAAAACTTGTTGATGCTCACATCTTCGCTCATCCCCTGCCAAATATTAAATGCAAACAACTCAGCACTCTCATATGCGTTAGTTGTTCAACAAATCCTTTTCATGTCAACTTCATTAAAAAACTATAGAGAACATCCATTTTGTATGAGAATCCACTTTCATGTTCTGGGAAAGTGCATTCTGGAGCACATCTTGTGAGACATTACAACACAAAATTGTTTCATAGTAAAACCAACGTACGCGAACAACTGAAACACAGCAACTCCAAGTTATGAATGGGGAAAGGATGGGGACGATAAAGTAAATTTATACCTTCCTACGTCTTGTCTTCACCATAAACTCGCGTGCAAGGTGCTGAACGGGTGCTGGCTCGAGTGGCCTCAAGGCAATACTCTTGTCAAGAGGGTCGCCAGGTACTATTGCCCAATGATCAAACACAGAAAGGCAGAAAGCCTGTCCCTGGGTGTGATACCTCAGGTCCGTCTCAAACCCAAACGATTCTATCACAGGTAAAAATGCCTGGAATTTCAAAGGAAAACGAACAAAACATAAATGAGATTGCTTTCGAACTTATTATTCAAACAGGAACATTCAGCTTtataatcaaaacaaagaacatgaTGGCTcagaagatcaaaaaaaaaaaaaagggaacatGATGGCTCATTGTCTTTCAGATTCCCATAGATTCATTTTAACGGGTAAGAAATTAGGAATGACTACATAATGGGGAAAAACCTAATGTAGTgacatgttaaaaaaaaaagaaaagactgaTGTAGTGAATTTCTACCACCAGTCTCCTTCATCTTAGAATATTCTGGCAGTGGAGGACATGCAAAATTGAGGTCATCAGCTATCCTCACTTTCCATGCATATTATAAGTAACATGAGTAGCCTAAGTGCCTAACAATTTGGGAAAATATACAACCATACCTTGACAATATAAGCTGGGGTTCCAGGTTGAGGAACATCGGCTGTGACATGCCCACGCCTGCGCGACAATACTGTGTATATTGCAGACAGACAATCTGTAGGTGTTTGTATCTGAAACAGCAATAAAAGATTACTTTGTTATATCACCAACTACAAACTAAACAAAGAGAATGTGCCAGATCCAAGCTGAAACAGTTTACAAGATCCATCATGGACAAAAAAACACCTTTGGGACGAAGAAATCATTGAGATTTGTAGATAAGAAAGTtataataagttttttttagttaagaaaaatagagttaaaacaaaatttccttCTGCTGATGCTTAATAAACGGCTACAACATGCTTTGGAAAGAAGTCCAATGGCTGCAAGGGAAATTGAAAGACGAATATCCTACAATTCCAGATTCTCAAGCTTCATCTAAGTTGCTAGAATGTGTTTTCTTAAGGTTCTAAATACAACCTTACTGATTAACTTAGCAGTTGGGAGTACTTACCTCCACATAATATACTGGCTCCATAAGCCGTGGTGTTGCCATAAGGAATGCTGAATAAGCCACCCGTCGAGCTGTTGGAATGATCTGACCACTACCTCGGTGCAACGGCTCAGGTGCAATCTTCGCATCAACTATTTTGAACTTAACATTTCTTATAGGTTCGTCGCAAAGTGGACCTTCTCGGGCACCCCACTGGAATCTGCTCAGAATAATCCTTTATTAAAATCACAAAATCTATACCAATGAAGTAGACAGGGAGATAATGAAGTGTACCCTTGCACAATAGAATCCTTAACAGCATTCAGCAATGTCTTGTCAACTTCACTTGAAAGTGTGTCATCCAACAGAATGTTAGGTCCCTACATAAACTACATTTGTCAGATTATACAAGGAAACACAAACTTGGGCCATGGAAAACAATACCCAAGACTGAAGAAcactttattttcaaaaaaaaaggagagaagattGAAAAACACTTTGAGGTCTGGACAAGAAAAGACAATGAGGCTCATGCATAATTTTGTTGAGTATTGTAATCATGGTTATTAAAGAAGCAACAATGTAAAGCATATACTTTACCTGCTTATCAGGTCCAAATGCCCAGATCCCACGTGCTGCTAGTAAATCCCAGTCATATTTTTCCTGGAAAAAATTACCAATTTTCTTCCGGGGCCAGTCAAGGCTTACGACACCGTTCTCAATATCCTCAGCAAGTCCTCTCTCCAACGGTTCTGCAATCTAGAAGATAAAGTCTACATGGTCATACTGCAAGACTCTAGAAAAACTGAATATTCTCGATAGACCTAAATCAGAATAAACTTCCATACCATGGTTATTTTGTTTCTCTTGTTAGGTGTTTCAGCAAAACATTTCATCGATGACGACTCCACAACAGTTTCGCAAAATGAGACAACAGGATCTGCAACCTACATTTTGATGCATCAACACCTACTCAGTACACACGAACCAGAGGATTAATGAAAGAAACAGTGGGAGATAAAAGCTAAATTTGAACATACCTTGACTTCCACCTCTGAATAAAGCTCCCTAAGGTCTTTCATGATGGAATCCAAGTATAACTCGCCAGTACCTAGAATAGTGTGCTCTCCTGACTCCTCAACTTTAGTTATGGCTAGAGGATAACTCTTACTGATCTTCCTTAGACCCTCCACCATTTTGGGCAGCTCGCTTGGATTTAGAGGCTCGGTAGCTGTTTTTACAACAGGAAGAGTATTGAACTGAAGGGGCCGGAAAATATACACGTCCTCATCGTAATCCACATTACAAAGTGTGGCAGTTTTCATGATAGAAGCATCTACACCTTCAATGAGAACCCAAGAACCAGGTGGAGCCTTGCTTATGGGTATCCTATAACGAGCTTGATATACCCATAATTTTGTCACTTCTTTTACTGTCATGTCCTCCTCATCATCCGGCGAATAGCCTTCTCCCAAGACACGTACAGTTTGCCCTGTCTGGATTTCACCGCTATAAACCCTACCAAAAGCATCGAAAACACTGCAGTCGGATTTAGGATACAATTTGGTTACATTAACCATCAGGGGGCCAGACGGATCGCATTCTTCCATGGCCTTGCGAATAGACGAATCCATGGGGCCAGTataaatatgttcaaccttcctACTTGCAGCTACTAGTGCCGAAGGAATATGATGAACTAGCATATCAGTAAATCCAGTCGCGGAGCCAAAAACTGAACTACAAGCCAACCTAAGCAAAGGCCTAACATTTAATTTGTAAGATGCATTGCTGAGAGTCACACCAAGTTCTGCAAGAGTTGTCTCCACACTCTTCTTATGTTCTCCTATTACTTGGCTGTATATTTTGTAGAGTGGTTCTAACACAAACTGGACAAATGACCTTTCTGCACCACTCGCAGGTTGTTTCTTCCTAAAAACTCTGGCATCAGAATCAAAATAGTTATCGCCCCAGAGGCGAGAGGCAAATTTATTTGCATCGAATGGTATACCATGGAGCTTGACATATAGTTTTGCAAATGATAGCAGTGTGAAGGACCATCCTGCACTAGCACTTGCGAAACAAACATTTCCAACAGCCGGGTCAATAAGTTGAACATTCCCAGCAGTTGAAGATGCAGTAGAGATGTGGTTATTGATGACTTCAATTGTATGTCTAAGCTTATGGTAGGCATCCTTGGGGGGTAACTTAAGTTCAGTGATCAGCCTGTCAacctgggaaaaaaaaaaaaccgaagtcAACCTAAAAGTTAAGAAATACACTGCGAAAACATAGTGACAACTGACAAGAGCCGATTGAAGTTTATGGAGGATTATTGCTTaaaaagaacaataaaaaaCTAAGAAGATAATTTTCGGTAGGATCAAAGGGACTAGTAGCGGACTGATCACTAAAAAGCATCAAATCTGACCTTATTAATCACAACTACAATAGGAAGTCGCTCTTGAATGGCATGACGTATGGCCCTCTCTGTATTAACCTGATGAAGCAAGAAATAAAAACAAGTCAAGCCAAGCAGCAGTCACATTCAGTCCACAAAGCCAGCGGGAAATATAAATACGGATTATATGATGGAAAGCTGCCGAAAAAGGCTATTACAATGCCAATTAATTAAGGCATGGCTCCATGTAATAGAGTTGGTTGCCTGTAACAGCCAATGAGCACCCGGAAACTATACATGTAGTTGGATGTGAAGGGTTACCAATTGTACAAGCTTGCCTAAATAACACACCAAGGgaccaaaagaaattaaaatgaattaccCCTCCTAGCAGGAACTGTTAAAGTTTTAATTCAGcatcttttgttttatctttttcgTCTTCTGTTTCGAAGATGATATGACAATGTTGGGAATTCTACATGTTAGGAACAAATAAGTATGTTGAATCCACTGTCTTTATTTGTGTTTCACACACTCCTAATACTTGAAAGCCATTACAACAAGAACTTCACGCAATTGGAGTAATGATGAACAAAACGAAAGACAATTACAAGTATTCGTACATTGAAGTTGTAACACTTCATAGGGAAAACCATTCATAGAGAAGGCTGCAAACAAAAAGAGCAGGGAGCACCATCTAGATTTATAGCATGACTAAAGGTGAATGAAAGGAAGCCATAACAGCATGCACACACTACAAGTGCATTTCCAATTACCATTTACAAAACACTCAAGATTAATCATAACAAAATGCACAACACTCTACAATTGCATTTCCAATTGCCATTTACCAAATGCTCAAGATTAATCCTCCGTCTTCCTTTCCACCAGATGGAGATGAATCAACAAACAGAGAATGTAAAAATGTACAAACGGGCATGTAATTTACTAGCAACACAATGGGACTAGGGAACAATTGCCAGTCTTAAGTACAATCATCGAGGAAAACAGTAAGCGGTATAAAGAGATAAACCCAAACCAAATTCTAGTAAGAGCGACTTCAAAGATACAACTAAGCGAAAATACTTTTCCACAAAAAACCTGAAGCAAcaaagttatatatatatatatatatatatatatatatatatatatatatatatataatatacaaAAGTTCTTGAATATAAGATAATTACCATTACTCCTTCGGCAGCATCAACAATCAAGACAGCACCATCGGCAAGCCTGAGAGCTGCAGTCATTTCATCAGAGAAGTTTGCATGACCAGGAGTATCCATGATGTTACACAGGTATGATTTCGAATTGCTATCCTCAAGAACAAGAGACATAGGAACAGCCTTGATGGATATTCTTCTCTCTTGCTCATCTATCCGCGTATCCGTGTACCTCATATGCTTCTCACTATTTTGATCAAATGTCGAAATGTGGTGGGTCTGCTCAACCAACATGTCCATGAAAAGAGTCTTCCCGTGGTGTATGTGTCCTACTAAGGCAACATTGCGAACCAAGGAAGGGTTTGACATAAGACCCAAAAGAAATTGGGTTGACACATACGTAGATGAATCCTTAACACCCAACTCAAACTTTACATTCCTGACTGGTTTAATAATGGGTTGTTCGAGGGGCTGCTCATCCTCATCCATAACCAACGTTTCAACTTCTTCCCCATAAACCTCTTCCGCAGTGGGATAATACTTTTTGTCCTCGGCAAGGACAATCTGGTTATCCATATCGATATCATTAGTGGTAGTCATCCACCCATTGGAGATACCACCCGGGGCATCCTCACCGTCGGACGCATCTTCCTCCTCAGCATGCTTGTCAGGGAGGTCTTCATCTTCTGCTTCCACCCCATCACTCTCCTGATCAGACTCTATTTCCGGTCCGATATAGTTCCCAAATTCATCGTACAAGCTTTCATCCATGGTACTTACTTTCAAATCTGCGACAAAAACAACCAATTGACATCTTATTTCAGGCAACAAAATTAAGTGACTCAATGACACCTCATTCCGGCGAGCAAACATTTTCCAAGAAAATCATCTATTTGAAAATTTCCACGCAAAATGGTTTCTCGTATTTGGTTAGTAATGATAGTGCCAGTGGCTACGGTAGTGATGTGGGTGCCGGATGTTGGACACGACAGTGACAAGTGGGTAACAGGGTGGTGGTTATCGTTGAGTGGTGTTGTGTGCTGGTGTGGTAGTAGTAGTACCTAGTACTAGTACCATCGATCCAAAAAAACCGTTTTGCCACTCGTTTCCCCACCAAGTTCAACTCCCCGTTCACTGCAGAAACACTTTACAATGAACTCTTGTTTTCGGTTGAACCAAGCTCTAGGAGACATATAAATGTTTTCACAGATCGCTTTCTGCTAAAATAAACCAACCGTAAGCATCTCATTTATTATACTTTCATGAACCTAATTTAGCAaaccaaaatattttacttcACACGAATCATGGAAGGGTCAAAAAAACCATCCAACGCCCAATAGAACCAATCTATCTAACCCTAAAAGGTGGTGGAGGACCTAATCTACCGTTAAAAAGAGATGTTGATGAATGCGCTTTAATTTATCTTTCGATGATAAAAACCCCCACGCAACACGAACTCCGCAAGTAGCTACAAATTTACTTTCTCCACTCCCAGCAATAACTAGGAAACAACaataaaccctaaacctagaaCGCCACAATGCTACACTAGCGGATAATCTACCGAAGCTGAATCCAAGCTCAATACTCGCGAGATGGAACTctaaaacagagagagagagagagagagagagagagagagagagagagagagagagagagagcatacctTCAACGTTACGGGCGCTGTTGTGGCGGAGGAGGTGCCGGGACCGCAACAAGcagcgaagagagagagagagagagtggagagagagagagagagaagcagaacGAGGAGAGGAACTGAGAAGAGCGGTTAGGTCTAATCTGCGCTTCTGAGGTTTTAGTTGTGTGTGACGCGTAGTCACAGGAATGATCCAAAGGTTAAGATCCAGATAGATCAACGGCTAAGATTTTAAACTGGACTGTACTACGTCGGTTCGCTAATCTTATTTAATTACgtacattttttttctccaaagaAAACGAAAGAATTGTTAAGCcgttaaatttgtttaaaacatatttttgataAGTCCCGTGAAAATTTAACTCATTTGATATCGTTAAGGGCTTGATTGATCATTTAGTCTTTAATTTATGGACAAAAAACTAAATGCATCGATCAACCCTTACTGATATCCGGATGAGTTGATTTTGGTTTGGAacccttaaaaatatgttcaaacaaattgaacggctccgattattAACATGGGACTCTGATTTATTGAGTGTCATTTTATGTGTTAAAATATATATCTCCGGAACCGCCTCATTTCTTTATCCATCCTTTTTCTCCACAAATTCTCCAAACAAAACTCGTGAAAGTGTCATTCtagacaacacaaaaaaaatttcaatttcactTCGCGAATTTCCCAGGTTTTTATTAACAAGGTCAACATAGTTAGGCCCCGTCCAGCTAaggttcttcttttttaaaaatacttattttctattttacgagacatgtcattctcttataatatacatcacctttaattcaaaaaataatcaaataagtATACTTATTTCCTTTAGCGGAACGGGACCTAATATTACAAAATGCATGAGATGGAAATTATCAATTTCTAAACAATAAATTGCACCCACGAATCACTTAGAGAAGCATTATTAGAGCTATTTAttgaccaaaaaacaaagataaacaCATCCCCTCAATAGTTCATCAATGTTGTTGCTCCCTTGTTGCTACATATCTCCATTATTGATGGAAAAAACCAGCAAATGCAAGCTATCCCAGAAGAAAGCATAAACAGAGAAAACAGATAAAAACAAGTAGAGGAACAAACTGGGAGTGATCATCAAAGATATTGGGCAACAAAGAGGTAGAGAGAGATTTTCTCTTGTAGCTAGCTAGAGAATAGAGATCAATCACATTTTTCATGCCATAGAATCCAATGCCATGATGGTGCTGAGATTCATGGGGTGCATGTACTTGTTCGACCCCGACATGATCTGTTGTGCGATGATCTTGTTTGCCTTCTCTGACGGATGGAAAGCATCCCAGAACGCGTACTGTTCTCTGTTAGCGCACAAGTTGGATGCCAGCGTGCATAGTCCGAGCCCGTTGTACGGTCCTTgcccacaacatgctatttttGATGAAACAAATCCTGCCCAACAATCAATCGAGGGTAAAAGCCAAAGATTTTGTTATTGTAATAAAATGGTATTGATATTGTTCTTTCTGGGTCTGAATAGACTTGGGTTTTAGTAGTAGAAGAAGAAGCGGATACACGTACCATATGCTCGAGGATTAACGATGAAATCCATGTGCATTTCCTGCGCATTGGCAGCAATGAAGACATGGCTGCCTGTTTTGTTGTTGAGGTTAGTAACCATTTGGACGAGTTGCGGGTTGAACAAGGCTGCAGCCCGTTGGAGATCAGTCGCGCATTCCCCGTTTCTGCTCCTCATTCCCAGTTCTGCTGGCACGCAGCCTAACGGTCCTGTCCCCGTTACCAGCACCCTACGAGCCCCCAAATCGTACAATCTCTGCACATTTGGATTAATTCAAAAGCTAGCTCCATTTTCAAAGACAATTGGAAAGCAAGGCAagttgaaatgactaaacatgatCGAAAAGGATTGCTAGTGTCCTACCTTCGGGCCGGACGCTAAGAAAATGAGCTCTAATTGTCACTCTAAAAGGATTTATTGAGACTAAATACTTCTCTTTCCTTGATTTTAAATGGATTTGATATCTCAATATTTAATGAAACAATTCCTTGAAATAAAAGTCAAAATTCACCAAACAGTTCTATAAATTGACACGAGTTTTCTCCAAGTTCGCTTAATCATTTCAAGACTTGCAATAAAAGATCAACTAGTTTTGGGCCTTTTGACGCTTCGAGATCTTGATCAGTCTTCTCTGTTTCTTCCGAAGAGATCCATATGTTCATCGTAAAACAGAGGCTAGCGGTACACATACTTCTTATGGAAACAGAGACGAATCTTGTGACTCAAAACCTACGCCACGACACCAAAACATATAGCATGCACTTTCTGGTGAATTGGGTCATAACTTGTGCAGGTCTAATGAAGTCGTTCACAAGtctaaaacagaaaaaacagaggaacaaaAGACAGGTAAAAGGCAGCCTTACATGCCTCAGCGATTCACAAGTCTATTTACTTCACCACGCAATGCTTTGTTTGAGATCACATGGAGGACTTCTCTCTTCGGTCTTCTTACTTTCACGTGACCCATGGTCATTTGAACTGTACTGATTTCTTCTGTTATCACTTCTTGTAGGACCTACTTAGGTGTACGTCGAGCCACGAGCACCTTCATTTTTTCTTATATAAAGCAGCGGATGCAAGAATCCGCAATGGATCGTGTCGCTTAAGTTGCACGTTCCTTTCTACCGTAATGTTTCAAACGAGAAGTTTTTACCATAAAATTTCTATCATTTGGAGTCGATGTGGAATCATGAATTTCATCATTGGTTCGGGATTTATTTTCATGACAAgcattttccgaaaaaaatctGTCTATTTGGACTACGATCAATGAGCGACTGCATAGATATATTCTTGAAAGATAAGTGGATATATGAAGTCGCGTTGCTGTGAGTCTGTCTAGTTCTAAATATCTTTTGAATTCCTCcattttaaattaaaatcaaaGGGCAGAGGATTTTTGACATTACCAAATGTTACATGGTGCGATACCATATACCATACTACTTTTGATCGCAAAAATATCCACAGAAGTTCAAATGAGCATACAAAATTGTTGAAACTGGACCAAGTAACTCGGAACGCGATAGAAGAAAAAGATGCAGAATAGTATTCAGTGTTTACCTGCAAAATTTTCTGGTACTCAGCGATGAGAAAGGGGATGTAAGCCGGGAGAGCGAATTGAAGGGACCTAGCAGAGAAAGGGATCAAATAGTAATTGTTGACGAAGTCGTTCCCGCCCAAGGTGATCAGAACGAGCCCCTGATTTACCAGCTTCTTAGCCTGGTCTTTCCCTACCAAAGCACTCACTCTTTGCTGGTACTGTTGGAAGTTTGCTAGCTGTTGGTATATTCTTACTATGTTCACCTGCCAAGATCGATAAATTCGGATTTCAATCCAGGGTAAAAGTGTAACGATTCAAACAACTTTACTACAGACGCATAGTTATACAAACTCTCACATagaagttccaaaaaaaaaaaaaaacaaaaaactttcgCGTAGATTGTGTGGATCCCACGCAAGAATAGTTGGATACAGATGTCGCGAGTGAGGGAGCTTGTGAACTCGCTTGCATAAATTGTGGCGAGTGAGGGAGCTTGTATACTCGTTTGCGTAAATCGTGGCGAGTAAGAAAGGGAGCTAGTTTGATCGTTTGCGTTAATTGCAGAGCAATGCTCGGAGTACACAACTTTGGACGATAGGATCCGGTAACACTTGTTTTATTCGGAATCATCAGATGCGCACGTACAATATACGTCAGACGATTTTGGATACAAGTGTTGTTGATCCGAGCGTTGTTGCTgggattttgttgtttttgacaTAAAAGGCTACCGTGATGAATGCTATTTGAAATGCCAAGGCCATTGGGCCACCAGGACAAGTATCTTTCTTATAGGTGAAGTTAACATCTGGTTTTGGAGACAGTATTAAAGAACAAAGGAACAAGGGTGCAATCGGCGGTGGAATTAGTCCTCCAAGATCAGTCGAGGCGCTTGTGAGCTGGCCCGGCCGGACAGTCAAGTTATCTAAAAACCAAAGGAAAAAAGGGCGGAATGTTAAACTTACAAACTGGATACCGGTGTCGTTAAGTATTCCGACTCCAGCAGAAGCAAAGTTGGCTCCGACAAGTAGTTTCTGTCCCCTTAGCTCCGGACTCAGGTAAGGCAATGTGGGTTGGGAACCAATGAGCTGGCCTGCAAAATCAAGCATAAAGGAATGGACCATGGTTCAATATGCTTGGCAAATCCTTCTatgtcaaaaataaaataaaaatgtcgACGTACCGGGACTATATGTACCCAAGGATTTATCGACCGGGTCGAAATTCTAGGCACACCGCAGAAAAGATATAAGTAAAGTACGAAGGTATGTTATGGCGTCACTGGATGGTCAGGTTACgaatattaatttttgttttgacaaaTATGTAAAATTCGATCATTTCAATTTGTCGATTTTCactcaatttgatttttgggcCGATGATAATGCATGCATCACGGTATGTAAAATGAACCGTTCGAATCGTCAAACGGGACCATGGTGGATCACACCCTAATTACTCTTTTTGTCAAATTGTTAGTTGACCATTTTTGTTTGTCAATCAAGTGGCATTCATCAGCGAATCCAGTAATTTAATACTACTCTTGGATATTAGTGATGTCTGCGTGGGCCTAAGATTACCAACTGGGATTAAGACATTAAGTGTGTCACAATCTCAGGTACATAATCTTTTAAAATAGCATTCGCTTCTGCTTTCAATTGTCGCTCTCAATTAGCACACTTACGGAATCGTGGTTGTTTGGGAGGTTTTTGAAAGAAGCTGTCATGCACGAGCTTGCATGCACACTCCTACCCGCAAGCGCATTACGTATGTGTCTTAGGTCACAATCAATGACAAATTTAAATGTTcgagaaaagtacaaaacaGCAATACCTAATGTTCAAAGGAGAAGGTGAGCAGAGCATTAACACCCACtcttttagttttttaaaaaattgtttacaAAAATTTTACGAACGATCATTATTAATCCCGATTAgtattttttggaaacaaacatTTTGCATGCTTCTCTTCTTTACAAGTACCAATTTTTTTGACCAAAAGCTAAAAATGAGATGAAAAATTGAAATGCTTGGACATTCATGCATGCATATCCGCGCACGCGGAAGCTCCATAGAAAAAGGTGATTAAGGTATCTATATAGATAtgggaaacaaagaaaaagaagtactATAACTAGAGTACTCAACTGATAAGATCAGCGATGTTGAGGCCATTAGAGAACCGGCCGGTGGGACGGTGCGTCGGATAATCAATGCCATAAGGAGGCGAATCCGCGCGTGCAGTGGTGGCCAAGTAGTTGTTGTTGCCGGCGTCCACCAAAGAGTCTCCAAACACGAAGAATGCCCTGGCGGCCTCGGCTTGTGGAGCAACAAGTCCCACAGCCAAAATCAAACCCAACGAAATCATCCGAAGACAATCAAGGATTACTGATGACAcagccatgagagagagagagagagaggtggctgAAAAAATTTTCCTTGGAAAGACAAAAGAAAGAGTAACTCTTGGGGTAGCTAGCTAGGGGGTGTTAGTGCCTTGGAAAACAAGAGGTGGGGGGGTGCAGTAGTTTCACATGAGAGATGAAACTAACTTGACGGCAAATGCAACCACAGTTAGGACCATTTAAGAATGACCACAAAATCTACACAGCAAGATCTTTGTACAGGTTAAGTGTATATTTAATGGAACAGTTGTTTGGGAGATAGGTTTATTCAAATCTGCGGTGCAGCTTGTGGGATAACTAGGTTCTTAAATAGTAGTCGTAGATAATTTTGCACTAAATAACAGGGTACTGCATGGGTATGCACGTGTGTGTATCATCATAACTAAAGCTAGGGGCCTTGTTGTGTTAGTCCGAAGATATCACGCGCTTTCCTCTGACTTTAATTGAGACGTCCCCCGATTTTTTAAAAGTAGGTATGGTGTGATTGATCCCAAAATTGCCAACACCTGAATTGTCAAAGTGGGTCCGGATTCTTCTAGTATGTTAGTATGAACTATACTACTATATTCTTTTGGGTGTTTGTGATGTTTTTATTATAAGACtcctttaattaatttttaattactCTTTCTCGTGTTATAATATATACGTACATAACCCAATTGGGACTATTTTGTTATGACTCTATTCGGCTCACAACCACTAAATCGGCAACCGATCCTACCGTTCATCAGCGGGGACCCAATGAAACA
Proteins encoded in this region:
- the LOC131301106 gene encoding 110 kDa U5 small nuclear ribonucleoprotein component CLO — translated: MDESLYDEFGNYIGPEIESDQESDGVEAEDEDLPDKHAEEEDASDGEDAPGGISNGWMTTTNDIDMDNQIVLAEDKKYYPTAEEVYGEEVETLVMDEDEQPLEQPIIKPVRNVKFELGVKDSSTYVSTQFLLGLMSNPSLVRNVALVGHIHHGKTLFMDMLVEQTHHISTFDQNSEKHMRYTDTRIDEQERRISIKAVPMSLVLEDSNSKSYLCNIMDTPGHANFSDEMTAALRLADGAVLIVDAAEGVMVNTERAIRHAIQERLPIVVVINKVDRLITELKLPPKDAYHKLRHTIEVINNHISTASSTAGNVQLIDPAVGNVCFASASAGWSFTLLSFAKLYVKLHGIPFDANKFASRLWGDNYFDSDARVFRKKQPASGAERSFVQFVLEPLYKIYSQVIGEHKKSVETTLAELGVTLSNASYKLNVRPLLRLACSSVFGSATGFTDMLVHHIPSALVAASRKVEHIYTGPMDSSIRKAMEECDPSGPLMVNVTKLYPKSDCSVFDAFGRVYSGEIQTGQTVRVLGEGYSPDDEEDMTVKEVTKLWVYQARYRIPISKAPPGSWVLIEGVDASIMKTATLCNVDYDEDVYIFRPLQFNTLPVVKTATEPLNPSELPKMVEGLRKISKSYPLAITKVEESGEHTILGTGELYLDSIMKDLRELYSEVEVKVADPVVSFCETVVESSSMKCFAETPNKRNKITMIAEPLERGLAEDIENGVVSLDWPRKKIGNFFQEKYDWDLLAARGIWAFGPDKQGPNILLDDTLSSEVDKTLLNAVKDSIVQGFQWGAREGPLCDEPIRNVKFKIVDAKIAPEPLHRGSGQIIPTARRVAYSAFLMATPRLMEPVYYVEIQTPTDCLSAIYTVLSRRRGHVTADVPQPGTPAYIVKAFLPVIESFGFETDLRYHTQGQAFCLSVFDHWAIVPGDPLDKSIALRPLEPAPVQHLAREFMVKTRRRKGMSEDVSINKFFDEAMVVELAQQAADLHLQMM
- the LOC131301109 gene encoding GDSL esterase/lipase At5g33370-like, producing the protein MAVSSVILDCLRMISLGLILAVGLVAPQAEAARAFFVFGDSLVDAGNNNYLATTARADSPPYGIDYPTHRPTGRFSNGLNIADLISQLIGSQPTLPYLSPELRGQKLLVGANFASAGVGILNDTGIQFVNIVRIYQQLANFQQYQQRVSALVGKDQAKKLVNQGLVLITLGGNDFVNNYYLIPFSARSLQFALPAYIPFLIAEYQKILQRLYDLGARRVLVTGTGPLGCVPAELGMRSRNGECATDLQRAAALFNPQLVQMVTNLNNKTGSHVFIAANAQEMHMDFIVNPRAYGFVSSKIACCGQGPYNGLGLCTLASNLCANREQYAFWDAFHPSEKANKIIAQQIMSGSNKYMHPMNLSTIMALDSMA